A single genomic interval of Croceibacter atlanticus HTCC2559 harbors:
- a CDS encoding acyl-CoA thioesterase, with protein MTNLETAIKNSETRFFKAVFPNTTNHYDTLFGGQTLHMMDEASFICATRFSRKKVVTVSSDRVDFNKPIPQGSIVELIANVTRVGKTSCTVTVEVFMEDMYNYNREKVVNGSFTFVAIGEDKQPIPIFDGED; from the coding sequence ATGACCAACTTAGAAACAGCTATAAAAAATTCTGAAACTCGATTTTTCAAAGCTGTGTTTCCAAATACTACAAACCATTACGATACCCTTTTTGGCGGCCAAACGTTACATATGATGGATGAAGCTTCTTTTATATGTGCTACTCGTTTTAGCAGAAAAAAGGTAGTAACCGTATCTTCAGATCGTGTGGATTTTAATAAACCTATTCCACAAGGCTCTATAGTAGAGTTGATTGCCAACGTTACTAGAGTTGGCAAAACAAGCTGTACAGTTACTGTTGAAGTTTTTATGGAAGACATGTACAACTACAACAGAGAGAAGGTTGTTAATGGCAGCTTTACATTTGTAGCTATTGGAGAAGACAAACAACCAATTCCTATTTTTGATGGCGAAGATTAG
- the lpdA gene encoding dihydrolipoyl dehydrogenase, whose amino-acid sequence MSKFDVAVIGSGPGGYVAAIRCAQLGLKTAIIEKYSTLGGTCLNVGCIPSKALLDSSHHYHDAVAHFEEHGIEISGDVKVNLEQMMSRKEKVVNQTCDGVKFLMDKNKIEVFQGVGSFKDTTHINIEDSEGKTQTIEAAKTIIATGSKPSSLPFIDLDKERIITSTEALKLKEIPKHLIVIGGGVIGLELGQVYKRLGADVTVVEYMDRIIPTMDSACSKELTKILKKQKVKIATSHKVSAVTRDGDKITVKATDKKDKEVSFEGDYVLVSVGRKAYTDGLNLDAVKIKADDRGRVEVNEHLQTNVENIYAIGDVVKGAMLAHKAEEEGVFVAETIAGQKPHINYNLIPGVVYTWPEVAAVGKTEEELKEEGIKYKSGQFPMRALGRSRASGDIDGMVKILADETTDEVLGVHMVGARVADLIAEAVTAMEFRASAEDIARMSHAHPTYAEAVKEAALAATEDRPLHI is encoded by the coding sequence ATGAGCAAATTTGATGTTGCTGTTATAGGTTCTGGACCTGGTGGTTATGTAGCAGCTATACGTTGTGCACAACTAGGCCTTAAAACCGCTATTATAGAAAAATATTCAACACTTGGAGGTACTTGTCTTAATGTAGGCTGCATACCAAGTAAAGCACTTTTAGATTCTTCACACCATTATCATGATGCTGTTGCTCATTTTGAGGAGCACGGTATTGAAATCTCTGGAGATGTAAAAGTAAACCTAGAGCAAATGATGTCTCGCAAGGAAAAGGTTGTAAACCAAACTTGTGATGGTGTTAAGTTCCTTATGGACAAAAATAAAATTGAAGTATTTCAAGGTGTAGGTTCTTTTAAAGATACTACGCACATAAATATTGAAGATTCTGAAGGTAAGACCCAAACTATTGAAGCTGCAAAAACTATAATTGCAACGGGATCTAAACCATCTAGCCTTCCGTTTATAGATTTAGATAAAGAGCGCATTATAACCTCAACAGAAGCATTAAAACTTAAAGAAATACCTAAACATCTTATCGTAATTGGTGGTGGCGTTATAGGTTTAGAACTTGGTCAAGTTTATAAAAGACTAGGTGCAGATGTTACTGTGGTGGAATATATGGATCGTATAATCCCAACTATGGATAGCGCTTGTAGCAAAGAGTTAACTAAAATATTAAAGAAGCAAAAAGTAAAAATTGCAACATCTCATAAAGTAAGTGCTGTTACTAGAGATGGCGATAAAATTACAGTTAAAGCTACAGACAAAAAGGATAAAGAAGTTTCTTTTGAAGGTGATTATGTTCTTGTTTCTGTAGGAAGAAAAGCATATACAGACGGCTTAAATCTTGATGCTGTTAAGATTAAAGCAGATGATAGAGGTCGTGTTGAAGTAAACGAACACCTGCAAACCAATGTAGAAAATATTTATGCAATTGGTGATGTTGTTAAAGGCGCAATGCTTGCTCATAAAGCCGAAGAAGAAGGTGTTTTTGTTGCTGAAACAATAGCTGGACAAAAGCCACATATAAATTATAACCTAATTCCTGGTGTTGTATACACTTGGCCAGAAGTTGCTGCAGTTGGTAAAACTGAAGAAGAGCTTAAAGAAGAAGGTATAAAATATAAGTCTGGACAGTTCCCAATGCGTGCTTTAGGACGTTCTCGTGCTAGTGGTGATATAGATGGTATGGTTAAAATACTTGCTGATGAAACTACAGACGAAGTTCTTGGAGTACATATGGTTGGTGCTCGTGTTGCAGATCTTATAGCAGAAGCTGTAACTGCAATGGAGTTTAGAGCCAGTGCAGAAGACATTGCTCGTATGAGTCACGCTCACCCAACTTATGCTGAAGCTGTTAAAGAAGCGGCACTTGCTGCAACTGAAGATAGACCATTACACATTTAA
- a CDS encoding SanA/YdcF family protein: MAKIRTYLKYIVIICVAIYTVVLFVNWRVNSIGKPLMYNDINKAPSSYTVIVLGASVYANGNLSPILKDRVDTAYELYKSGKAQRFLLSGDHGQDNYDEVNAMKDYLNAKGVPDEVIFLDHAGFDTYDSMYRAKYIFKVDSAIVVTQQFHLPRALYIANALNLNYKGVTADKRTYQYLESLERREKIANIKAYWEVLINKKPTYLGEPVPITGDSKLSY, translated from the coding sequence ATGGCGAAGATTAGAACTTACCTTAAATATATAGTAATTATTTGTGTAGCCATTTACACGGTTGTACTCTTTGTAAACTGGCGCGTTAACTCAATTGGAAAGCCCTTAATGTATAATGATATAAACAAGGCACCATCAAGCTATACTGTTATTGTATTAGGCGCAAGTGTATATGCAAACGGAAACTTATCTCCTATACTAAAAGACAGGGTTGACACCGCTTATGAACTTTACAAGTCCGGAAAAGCACAGCGATTTTTACTGAGTGGTGATCACGGTCAAGATAATTACGATGAAGTTAACGCCATGAAAGATTATCTAAACGCCAAAGGTGTTCCAGATGAAGTTATTTTCTTAGACCATGCAGGTTTTGATACCTATGACTCAATGTACAGAGCAAAATATATTTTTAAAGTAGATTCTGCAATTGTGGTAACACAGCAATTTCATTTACCTAGAGCTTTATACATTGCTAATGCGCTAAACCTTAATTACAAAGGTGTTACTGCAGATAAAAGAACATACCAATATTTAGAGAGTTTAGAACGCCGCGAAAAAATAGCCAACATTAAAGCTTATTGGGAAGTTCTTATAAACAAAAAGCCCACCTATTTAGGTGAGCCTGTTCCAATTACTGGAGATAGTAAGTTAAGTTATTAA
- the purB gene encoding adenylosuccinate lyase: MSALRAISPIDGRYAGKTEQLANYFSEEALIKYRVKVEVEYFIALCELPLPQLKDVSQDNFGKLRAIYEEFTTIDASEIKEIEKTTNHDVKAVEYFIKKKFDGLGLSDYKEFIHFGLTSQDINNTAVPLSIKDAMNNVYVPLFIELKERLTELSKDWANIPMLARTHGQPASPTRLGKEVEVFVVRLNEQLDLLNDIPSAAKFGGATGNFNAHHVAYPEIDWKEFGKNFVEGKLELQHSFPTTQIEHYDHMAALFDGLKRINTIVLDLDRDMWTYVSMDYFKQKIKKGEIGSSAMPHKVNPIDFENSEGNIGIANAIFEHLSAKLPVSRLQRDLTDSTVLRNVGVPFGHTLIAFKSTLKGLNKLLLNESKLQQDLEQNWAVVAEAIQTILRREAYPNPYEALKGLTRTNTAITADSIADFIETLDVSEDIKKELRVITPQSYTGI, encoded by the coding sequence ATGAGCGCTTTACGTGCTATTTCTCCAATAGACGGCCGTTATGCCGGAAAGACAGAACAACTTGCTAATTATTTTAGCGAAGAGGCTTTAATTAAGTACCGTGTTAAAGTAGAGGTTGAATATTTTATAGCACTCTGTGAATTGCCATTACCGCAATTAAAGGATGTGTCTCAAGATAATTTTGGGAAATTAAGAGCTATCTATGAAGAGTTTACAACAATAGATGCTTCTGAAATTAAAGAAATTGAAAAGACAACCAATCACGATGTAAAAGCTGTTGAGTATTTCATTAAGAAAAAGTTTGATGGATTAGGGCTTTCAGATTACAAGGAGTTTATTCACTTTGGGTTAACCTCTCAGGATATAAATAATACAGCAGTACCTTTAAGTATAAAGGATGCTATGAATAATGTATATGTTCCTCTGTTTATCGAGCTTAAAGAGCGCTTGACTGAATTGTCTAAAGATTGGGCTAACATACCAATGTTGGCAAGAACACATGGTCAACCTGCATCGCCTACACGTTTAGGAAAAGAAGTAGAAGTTTTTGTGGTTAGGTTAAATGAACAATTAGATTTATTAAATGACATCCCTAGTGCTGCAAAATTTGGTGGTGCAACTGGAAACTTTAATGCTCATCATGTTGCGTATCCAGAAATAGATTGGAAAGAATTTGGAAAGAACTTTGTAGAAGGTAAACTAGAGCTACAACACTCATTTCCTACAACTCAGATAGAGCATTATGATCATATGGCTGCCTTGTTTGATGGTTTAAAACGAATTAACACTATAGTTTTAGATTTGGACCGAGATATGTGGACATATGTTTCTATGGATTACTTTAAGCAGAAAATTAAAAAAGGCGAGATAGGTTCTTCTGCAATGCCACACAAGGTGAATCCAATAGATTTTGAAAACAGCGAAGGGAATATAGGCATTGCCAATGCTATTTTTGAGCACCTATCTGCTAAACTACCTGTAAGTAGATTACAACGTGATTTAACAGACAGTACTGTTTTGAGAAATGTAGGAGTGCCTTTTGGCCATACTTTAATTGCATTTAAGTCTACACTAAAAGGTTTAAATAAATTATTGCTGAATGAGTCTAAACTACAACAAGACCTAGAACAAAATTGGGCTGTAGTTGCAGAGGCAATTCAAACAATATTAAGGCGTGAAGCTTACCCTAATCCTTATGAAGCTCTTAAGGGCTTAACGAGAACAAATACAGCTATCACTGCTGATAGTATTGCAGATTTTATTGAAACATTAGATGTATCTGAAGATATTAAGAAGGAGTTACGTGTAATAACTCCGCAAAGTTATACAGGTATTTAA